The following are from one region of the Microbacterium sp. BK668 genome:
- a CDS encoding helix-turn-helix domain-containing protein — MATEEIGARLRDARLARGLSVRGLAQALGVSASLISQIETGKTQPSVSTLYAIVSELGVSIDELLGVGRVPEPAPQSTTVAAVQRSHENPVIEMENGVKWERLAAGDGAADALLVTYAPGASSSVEGRLMRHAGVEYAYLLEGELTLQLDFDTHVLHPGDSLHFDSIRPHLYVNRGDAVARGIWFVVGRREQIEAMPVADGSPSAGADAPIASAVDVLQAMDRLRRR; from the coding sequence ATGGCCACGGAGGAGATCGGCGCGCGTCTGCGCGACGCCCGGCTCGCGCGAGGCCTGAGCGTGCGCGGGCTCGCGCAGGCGCTCGGCGTCTCGGCGAGCCTGATCTCGCAGATCGAGACCGGCAAGACACAGCCCTCCGTCTCGACTCTCTACGCGATCGTGTCGGAGCTGGGCGTCTCGATCGACGAGCTCCTGGGCGTGGGACGAGTCCCCGAGCCGGCGCCGCAGAGCACCACCGTCGCGGCCGTCCAGCGTTCGCACGAGAATCCCGTCATCGAGATGGAGAACGGGGTGAAGTGGGAACGGCTCGCCGCCGGCGACGGGGCTGCCGATGCGCTCCTGGTGACCTACGCCCCCGGCGCGTCGAGCTCGGTCGAGGGACGGCTCATGCGCCACGCGGGCGTCGAGTACGCGTATCTGCTCGAAGGCGAGCTGACCCTGCAGCTCGACTTCGACACCCACGTCCTGCATCCGGGCGACTCGCTGCACTTCGACTCGATCAGACCGCACCTGTACGTCAATCGCGGCGACGCCGTGGCCCGCGGGATCTGGTTCGTCGTCGGACGCCGCGAGCAGATCGAGGCGATGCCCGTCGCAGACGGCAGCCCGTCCGCCGGGGCGGACGCGCCGATAGCGTCGGCCGTCGACGTGCTGCAGGCGATGGATCGCCTCCGGAGGCGCTGA
- a CDS encoding Xaa-Pro peptidase family protein, with amino-acid sequence MKNTGTTGSNAVDWEARVDFDRLRSDRLARLKAELDRSDLGAVLAFDFSNIRYMTATHIGTWAMDKLIRFSLLTRNSDPISWDFGSAAKHHALYNPWLDVTTAEMDADPDAPHEGALRPRAERGARAGISTLRGAFTPDAGIAEGVARKIKRELEKFGVADEPLGVDVIELPILFALQQKGIRVVDGQQVFMEARRIKTGDEIRLLTQACSMVDAAYEELYRFLRPGVRENEAVGLVAKTLYDLGSEYVEGVNAISGERCSPHPHVFSDRLIRPGDPAFFDILHSFNGYRTCYYRTFAVGSASSAQRDAYTRAREYMDRAIALVRPGATTADIVEVWPTAQEFGFADEEAAFALQYGHGVGLSIWEKPIFSRLVSLDHPEVLQEGMVFALETYWPSADGWGAARIEEEVVVTADGCEVITKFPAEELIVAGRRYYTIDGPLNLERDSQSHLNTAWGRGES; translated from the coding sequence ATGAAGAACACCGGGACGACGGGATCGAACGCCGTCGACTGGGAGGCCAGGGTCGACTTCGACCGCCTCCGCTCCGACCGCCTGGCACGGCTCAAAGCCGAGCTCGACCGCTCCGACCTCGGCGCGGTGCTCGCCTTCGACTTCTCGAACATCCGCTACATGACGGCGACGCACATCGGGACCTGGGCGATGGACAAGCTCATCCGCTTCAGCCTCCTCACGCGAAACAGCGACCCCATCTCGTGGGACTTCGGTTCGGCGGCCAAGCACCACGCGCTCTACAACCCGTGGCTCGACGTCACGACGGCGGAGATGGATGCCGATCCCGACGCGCCGCACGAAGGCGCGCTCCGGCCGCGGGCCGAGCGAGGCGCCCGCGCCGGCATCTCGACCCTGCGCGGTGCGTTCACCCCGGACGCGGGCATCGCCGAGGGGGTGGCGAGGAAGATCAAGCGCGAGCTGGAGAAGTTCGGTGTCGCGGACGAGCCGCTCGGCGTCGACGTGATCGAGCTCCCGATCCTCTTCGCGCTGCAACAAAAGGGCATCCGGGTCGTCGACGGCCAGCAGGTGTTCATGGAGGCTCGTCGGATCAAGACGGGCGACGAGATCCGGCTCCTCACGCAGGCGTGCTCCATGGTGGATGCCGCGTACGAGGAGCTGTACCGGTTCCTCCGCCCGGGAGTGCGCGAGAACGAGGCCGTCGGGCTGGTCGCCAAGACGCTCTACGACCTCGGCTCCGAGTACGTGGAGGGGGTGAACGCCATCTCCGGCGAGCGCTGCTCGCCGCATCCGCATGTGTTCTCCGACCGGCTGATCCGTCCGGGAGACCCGGCGTTCTTCGATATCCTGCACAGCTTCAACGGCTACCGCACGTGCTACTACCGCACCTTCGCCGTCGGGTCGGCGAGCTCGGCTCAGCGGGACGCCTACACGCGGGCGCGCGAGTACATGGACCGGGCCATCGCCCTCGTGCGACCCGGCGCCACGACCGCCGACATCGTCGAGGTGTGGCCGACGGCGCAGGAGTTCGGCTTCGCCGACGAGGAGGCGGCCTTCGCCCTGCAGTACGGGCACGGCGTCGGGCTCTCGATCTGGGAGAAGCCGATCTTCTCGCGGCTGGTCTCGCTGGATCACCCCGAGGTCCTGCAGGAGGGCATGGTGTTCGCCCTCGAGACGTACTGGCCCTCGGCGGACGGATGGGGTGCCGCCCGCATCGAGGAGGAGGTCGTGGTGACCGCCGACGGCTGCGAGGTCATCACGAAGTTCCCCGCCGAGGAGCTCATCGTCGCCGGTCGCCGCTACTACACGATCGACGGCCCCCTCAACCTCGAACGCGACAGCCAGTCGCATCTCAACACGGCCTGGGGGCGCGGAGAGTCCTGA
- a CDS encoding NAD(P)-dependent oxidoreductase, protein MATIGFLGLGTMGSAMARRLVDAGHDVRVWNRSPDAAAPLLEAGAVLAASPGDALEAGLSVSMLADDAAAETVLDAAAVRRARGIHVNMASISPAAADRLRALFRAAGAEYVAAPVLGRPTVAAEGKLNILVAGRPAAVEDVLPVLEVLGARVWRLGEEPRVANVAKVVVNYNIIHAIQAIGESLATVERHGIDGRGFVELLTSTLFGGVAYSVYGAEIVDRSYIPPGFLMALGYKDLRLAEEVAGEASVHLPTLDALKAVFERALADEELARSDWGAAAEVSRRGLLGGAGPLAPDSVSPPQPEEEQ, encoded by the coding sequence ATGGCGACGATCGGATTCCTCGGGCTCGGCACGATGGGCTCGGCGATGGCACGCCGACTCGTGGATGCCGGCCACGACGTGCGGGTCTGGAACCGCTCGCCGGATGCCGCGGCCCCGCTCCTCGAAGCGGGCGCGGTGCTCGCGGCATCCCCGGGCGACGCGCTCGAAGCGGGCCTGTCGGTGTCGATGCTGGCCGACGACGCGGCCGCGGAGACGGTGCTCGACGCGGCCGCGGTACGGCGGGCTCGCGGCATCCACGTCAACATGGCCTCCATCAGCCCCGCGGCCGCCGACCGGCTGCGCGCGCTCTTCCGCGCCGCCGGCGCGGAGTACGTCGCCGCGCCGGTGCTCGGGCGGCCGACCGTCGCGGCAGAGGGGAAGCTCAACATCCTCGTGGCCGGTCGCCCTGCCGCCGTCGAGGACGTGCTGCCCGTGCTCGAGGTGCTCGGCGCCCGCGTGTGGCGGCTCGGCGAGGAGCCGCGCGTCGCCAACGTCGCCAAGGTGGTCGTGAACTACAACATCATCCATGCCATCCAGGCCATCGGCGAGTCGCTCGCGACGGTGGAGCGACACGGCATCGACGGCCGAGGATTCGTCGAGCTCCTCACGAGCACCCTCTTCGGCGGTGTCGCCTACTCGGTCTACGGAGCCGAGATCGTGGACCGGTCCTACATCCCGCCCGGATTCCTCATGGCCCTCGGATACAAGGACCTGCGCCTGGCGGAGGAGGTCGCGGGCGAGGCATCCGTGCATCTGCCCACCCTCGACGCGCTGAAGGCCGTCTTCGAGCGGGCTCTGGCCGATGAAGAACTCGCCCGATCCGACTGGGGAGCCGCCGCGGAGGTCAGCAGGCGAGGCCTGCTCGGCGGTGCGGGCCCGCTCGCACCGGACTCCGTCTCCCCGCCCCAACCCGAGGAGGAACAGTGA
- a CDS encoding SDR family oxidoreductase: MTDRTIVVVGGTSGIGLALAQDIVAQGDRVVLTGRDATRAREIAAGIGERASAIGLDISEPESIAGQLAPLGPVQGLVLAAIERDANTVRDYDIARARRLVTLKLIGYTEVVHCLLDRLAPSRDTGIVLFGGRAKDAPYPGSTTVSTINGGVEGLVRTLALELAPIRVNGIHPGIIGDSPFWASKPAGVLDGYTSRTPGGDLATMADIVDAVQFLLRNRGVSGTSLDVDRGWRLT; this comes from the coding sequence GTGACCGACCGCACCATCGTCGTCGTCGGCGGAACGTCCGGCATCGGACTCGCCCTCGCCCAGGACATCGTCGCTCAGGGCGACCGCGTCGTGCTCACGGGGCGCGACGCGACCCGCGCGCGCGAGATCGCGGCGGGAATCGGGGAAAGAGCCTCGGCGATCGGGCTCGACATCTCCGAACCCGAATCGATCGCCGGGCAGCTCGCGCCCCTCGGGCCGGTCCAGGGGCTCGTGCTGGCGGCGATCGAGCGCGACGCCAACACCGTCCGCGACTACGACATCGCCCGCGCCCGGCGCCTCGTGACGCTCAAGCTCATCGGCTACACCGAGGTCGTCCACTGCCTGCTGGATCGCCTCGCACCGTCCCGCGACACCGGGATCGTCCTCTTCGGCGGGCGGGCGAAGGATGCCCCGTACCCGGGGTCGACGACGGTGTCGACGATCAACGGGGGAGTCGAGGGTCTCGTCCGGACGCTCGCTCTGGAGCTCGCGCCCATCCGGGTCAACGGGATCCACCCGGGCATCATCGGCGACAGCCCGTTCTGGGCGTCGAAGCCCGCCGGCGTACTCGACGGCTACACGTCCCGCACGCCGGGAGGCGACCTCGCGACGATGGCCGACATCGTCGACGCAGTGCAGTTCCTGCTGCGCAACCGCGGCGTGTCGGGCACGAGCCTCGACGTCGACCGCGGGTGGCGGCTGACCTGA
- a CDS encoding GntR family transcriptional regulator produces MPQPAAVERPPDGHGAAGARVAEALRSAILDGRYAPGERIRQEVLAERYGASRVPVREALRMLDAEGLVTLVANTGAWVSRISLAECEEMYQIRERIEPLLLRFNLPLLSPADVAELARLADAMEATDDVEEFLALDRAFHLSCYDLVPTSVLGDLVRQLWNRTQHYRRAFTRVFRAEGDRSVHHEHHLLVAALRRGDADEAERVLAGHIRRTRLELARHPEVFSDS; encoded by the coding sequence ATGCCGCAGCCCGCCGCCGTCGAGCGTCCGCCGGACGGGCACGGCGCGGCGGGAGCCAGGGTGGCGGAGGCACTGCGCAGCGCCATCCTTGACGGCCGCTACGCGCCCGGCGAGCGGATCCGGCAGGAGGTGCTCGCCGAGCGGTACGGCGCGAGCAGGGTTCCCGTGCGTGAGGCGCTGCGCATGCTGGACGCGGAGGGTCTCGTGACGCTCGTCGCCAACACCGGAGCGTGGGTGTCGCGGATCAGCCTCGCGGAGTGCGAGGAGATGTACCAGATCCGCGAGCGGATCGAACCGCTGCTCCTCCGCTTCAATCTGCCGCTGCTCTCGCCGGCGGATGTCGCCGAGCTCGCGCGGCTGGCCGATGCGATGGAGGCGACCGACGACGTCGAGGAGTTCCTCGCACTCGACCGCGCGTTCCATCTCTCGTGCTACGACCTGGTGCCCACATCGGTGCTCGGCGATCTGGTGCGGCAGCTCTGGAACCGCACGCAGCACTATCGCCGCGCCTTCACCCGCGTGTTCCGGGCGGAAGGCGACCGCAGCGTGCACCACGAGCACCACCTCCTGGTCGCGGCCCTGCGGCGCGGCGATGCCGACGAGGCCGAGCGCGTGCTGGCGGGGCACATCCGTCGCACCCGGCTCGAGCTGGCGAGGCATCCCGAGGTGTTCAGCGACTCCTGA
- a CDS encoding VOC family protein, with translation MDPIAKEAMMAIPGMRGVDHIGFTVPDLDEAERFLVGVLGAVHVYTLGAKRSDADDWMTVQLGVHPRTVIREIRFYRLGSGSNLEVFQYDSADGQAPPPRNSDIGGHHVALYVDDMDAAVAFLRSQGVEVMGEPVSSAGASAGQRWLYFRSPWGMQFELVSFPGGKAYESDADVLLWHPGRPAE, from the coding sequence ATGGATCCAATCGCGAAGGAGGCCATGATGGCGATCCCCGGCATGCGCGGTGTCGACCACATCGGATTCACCGTGCCCGACCTCGACGAGGCCGAGCGATTCCTCGTCGGCGTGCTCGGCGCCGTGCACGTCTACACGCTGGGCGCCAAGCGCTCCGACGCGGATGACTGGATGACCGTGCAGCTCGGCGTGCATCCGCGCACGGTGATCCGCGAGATCCGGTTCTATCGCCTGGGCAGCGGCAGCAACCTCGAGGTGTTCCAGTACGACAGCGCGGACGGACAGGCCCCGCCACCGCGCAACAGCGACATCGGCGGTCACCATGTGGCTCTCTACGTGGACGACATGGACGCCGCCGTCGCGTTCCTGCGGTCTCAGGGCGTCGAGGTGATGGGCGAGCCCGTTTCGAGCGCCGGCGCCTCGGCCGGGCAGCGCTGGCTGTACTTCCGAAGCCCGTGGGGTATGCAGTTCGAGCTCGTGAGCTTCCCCGGCGGCAAGGCGTACGAGAGCGACGCCGACGTGCTGCTGTGGCATCCCGGGCGGCCGGCGGAATGA
- a CDS encoding alpha-ketoacid dehydrogenase subunit alpha/beta, producing the protein MPHTRALETGVDWVELETTAEDWDAADPGLLTTMLVQLHLIRAFEETVLSLAAEGLVHGPAHSSIGQEGGAVGSIVGLRSTDAVNGSHRGHHQFLAKALSHVTGGTMDAASPVTPAVQEVLQRTLAEILGLAQGYCGGRGGSMHLQWLEAGALGTNAIVGGGAPMAAGNAWAQKHAGTTDLTVNCFGDGASQIGSVLETMNLAAAWKLPLCFFIENNLYAVSTRADEITADTRFSVRGQGFGIPGWRVDGMDPLAVHLAMRAASERLRTGGGPAIIEAEVYRFFHQNGPFPGSAFGYRTKQEEAEWRARDPLDRVANEMQRRGLTDEDAVAALRERAQRAMAEAAAALLEDDPDNEGKQRIRPALWPDPGFVDVGIRSDLRELEGVGAPLPDDAPAAERRFVDVVAEVMDRRMEQDPRIVVLGEDVHRLAGGTNGATKGLFAKYGPDRVIGTPISENAFFGLAGGMALDGRYRPVVEFMYPDFMWVAADQVFNQIAKSRHMFGGTHAVPLVLRTKVAMGSGYGSQHLMDPAGIFATSAGWRVAAASTAEDYVGLLNAALAIDDPVLVIEHVDLYPTTQTVREGALDHVIAPGSAAVRRAGSDVTVLTYLSMVGHSAEAIEQTGIDAELIDLRWLDRASLDWDTIGDSTRKTNAVLVVEQGARGTGYGAWLADEIQRRFFDWLDQPVERVTGGEASPSISRVLERAAIARTEEVAAALERMRAAWGGA; encoded by the coding sequence ATGCCGCACACACGAGCGCTGGAGACCGGCGTCGACTGGGTCGAGCTCGAGACGACGGCCGAGGACTGGGATGCCGCCGACCCGGGCCTGCTCACCACGATGCTCGTGCAGCTGCATCTCATCCGCGCCTTCGAGGAGACGGTGCTCTCCCTCGCCGCCGAAGGGCTCGTCCACGGACCGGCCCACTCGAGCATCGGTCAAGAGGGCGGCGCGGTGGGATCCATCGTCGGCCTCCGCTCCACCGATGCCGTGAACGGCTCCCATCGCGGCCACCACCAGTTCCTCGCGAAGGCCCTCTCGCACGTGACGGGAGGGACGATGGATGCCGCGTCCCCCGTGACGCCGGCCGTCCAGGAGGTCCTTCAGCGCACGCTGGCCGAGATCCTCGGTCTCGCCCAGGGCTACTGCGGCGGTCGCGGCGGCTCGATGCACCTCCAGTGGCTCGAGGCGGGCGCGCTCGGCACGAACGCGATCGTCGGCGGGGGTGCGCCCATGGCGGCGGGCAACGCGTGGGCGCAGAAGCACGCCGGCACGACGGATCTCACCGTCAACTGCTTCGGCGACGGAGCGAGCCAGATCGGCTCCGTGCTCGAGACGATGAACCTCGCGGCGGCCTGGAAGCTCCCGCTGTGCTTCTTCATCGAGAACAATCTGTACGCCGTCTCGACGCGGGCCGACGAGATCACCGCCGACACCCGCTTCTCGGTCCGCGGGCAGGGGTTCGGCATCCCCGGCTGGCGGGTCGACGGAATGGATCCGCTCGCGGTCCACCTCGCGATGCGCGCCGCGTCGGAGCGCCTGCGGACCGGCGGCGGTCCGGCCATCATCGAGGCGGAGGTGTACCGCTTCTTCCACCAGAACGGCCCCTTCCCGGGCAGCGCCTTCGGCTACCGAACCAAGCAGGAGGAGGCCGAGTGGCGGGCGCGCGATCCGCTCGACCGGGTCGCGAACGAGATGCAGCGCCGCGGCCTGACCGACGAGGACGCCGTCGCCGCCCTGCGCGAGCGGGCCCAGCGGGCGATGGCCGAAGCTGCGGCGGCTCTGCTGGAGGACGACCCGGACAACGAGGGCAAGCAGCGCATCCGTCCCGCGCTGTGGCCCGACCCGGGGTTCGTCGACGTCGGCATCCGGAGCGACCTTCGCGAGCTCGAGGGAGTGGGAGCCCCGCTCCCGGACGACGCACCCGCCGCCGAGAGGCGCTTCGTCGACGTGGTGGCAGAGGTGATGGATCGCCGGATGGAGCAGGACCCCCGCATCGTGGTACTCGGCGAGGACGTGCACCGCCTCGCCGGCGGCACCAACGGCGCCACGAAGGGGCTCTTCGCCAAGTACGGCCCCGACCGGGTCATCGGCACCCCGATCAGCGAGAACGCCTTCTTCGGCCTGGCGGGCGGCATGGCCCTGGACGGCCGCTATCGTCCCGTCGTCGAGTTCATGTACCCCGACTTCATGTGGGTCGCCGCCGATCAGGTCTTCAACCAGATCGCCAAGTCACGGCACATGTTCGGCGGCACGCACGCCGTGCCGCTCGTCCTGCGGACGAAGGTCGCGATGGGCTCGGGCTACGGCTCGCAGCACCTCATGGATCCCGCGGGGATCTTCGCCACCAGCGCCGGCTGGAGGGTCGCCGCGGCATCCACCGCCGAGGACTACGTCGGACTTCTCAACGCGGCCCTCGCCATCGACGACCCCGTGCTCGTGATCGAGCACGTCGACCTCTATCCCACCACCCAGACCGTGCGCGAGGGGGCCCTCGACCACGTCATCGCGCCGGGCTCCGCGGCCGTCCGGCGCGCGGGGTCCGACGTCACGGTGCTCACCTACCTCTCGATGGTCGGGCACAGCGCCGAGGCGATCGAGCAGACGGGCATCGACGCCGAGCTCATCGATCTGCGGTGGCTCGACCGGGCGTCGCTGGACTGGGACACGATCGGCGACAGCACCCGCAAGACGAACGCCGTCCTCGTCGTGGAGCAGGGCGCCCGCGGCACGGGCTATGGAGCGTGGCTCGCCGACGAGATCCAGCGGCGGTTCTTCGACTGGCTCGACCAGCCCGTGGAGCGGGTCACCGGGGGAGAGGCGTCCCCCTCGATCTCGAGGGTGCTCGAGCGTGCCGCGATCGCGCGGACCGAAGAGGTGGCCGCCGCCCTCGAACGGATGCGCGCGGCGTGGGGAGGAGCGTGA
- a CDS encoding dihydrolipoamide acetyltransferase family protein, with product MATVVRMPAVMAGATEAALQAWLVAVGDAVEAGQTIAEIETEKAVFEHEAEASGTVAGLLVAPGEAVAVGTPIAVLADEGESPDAALAAAGSRADPAPPREAPASPAPAHSGGEFPAVPDSADRIFASPLVRRIARERGLDLAAVRGTGPGGRIVRRDVEQLVGDGLPDGSAPPPAPAPSSGAAADGHDASPPPPGAAADGRDASPRAAAEPVVVPLTPMRRAIARRLTESKATVPHFYLRADCRVDGLLDLRRTINADREHPVTLNDLLVRAVAAALREVPDANAVWTDAGIQRFSDVDLAVAVALDDGLVTPVVRSVDRLALGELSATLRDLIDRARAGRLRQHELEGGSFSITNLGMYGTREFAAIINPPHAGILAIGAAEQRPVAVDGELAVATVMTVTLSADHRVLDGALAARWLAAFTALVENPVRILV from the coding sequence ATGGCGACCGTCGTGCGCATGCCCGCCGTCATGGCCGGCGCGACCGAGGCCGCGCTCCAGGCCTGGCTCGTGGCGGTCGGCGACGCCGTCGAGGCGGGGCAGACCATCGCCGAGATCGAGACCGAGAAGGCCGTCTTCGAGCACGAGGCCGAGGCATCCGGGACCGTCGCCGGCCTCCTCGTCGCACCCGGCGAGGCCGTCGCGGTCGGCACCCCGATCGCCGTGCTGGCCGACGAGGGAGAGTCTCCGGATGCCGCACTCGCCGCCGCGGGTTCGCGCGCCGATCCGGCACCGCCGCGCGAGGCGCCTGCGAGCCCGGCACCGGCGCACTCCGGTGGGGAGTTCCCCGCCGTGCCCGACAGCGCGGACCGGATCTTCGCCAGCCCGCTCGTCCGCCGGATCGCACGGGAGCGCGGGCTCGACCTCGCCGCAGTCCGTGGCACGGGTCCGGGGGGGCGCATCGTCCGTCGGGACGTCGAGCAGCTGGTGGGTGACGGGCTTCCGGACGGCTCGGCTCCGCCGCCCGCGCCGGCGCCGTCTTCCGGGGCCGCCGCCGACGGGCACGACGCGTCCCCGCCGCCGCCCGGCGCCGCCGCCGACGGGCGCGACGCGTCGCCGCGGGCGGCCGCGGAGCCGGTCGTCGTGCCGCTCACGCCGATGCGGCGCGCGATCGCCCGCCGGCTCACCGAGAGCAAGGCGACGGTCCCGCACTTCTATCTCCGCGCGGACTGCCGCGTCGACGGCCTCCTCGACCTGAGGCGCACGATCAACGCGGACCGCGAGCATCCTGTCACTCTGAACGACCTCCTGGTGAGGGCCGTCGCCGCTGCGTTGCGCGAGGTTCCCGACGCCAACGCGGTGTGGACGGATGCCGGCATCCAGCGCTTCTCGGACGTCGATCTCGCCGTGGCGGTCGCCCTCGACGACGGCCTCGTGACGCCGGTCGTGCGGAGCGTCGATCGCCTCGCGCTCGGCGAGCTGAGCGCGACCCTCCGGGATCTCATCGACCGGGCCCGCGCGGGGCGCCTGCGTCAGCATGAGCTCGAGGGCGGATCCTTCTCGATCACGAACCTGGGCATGTACGGCACGCGCGAGTTCGCGGCCATCATCAATCCACCGCACGCGGGCATCCTGGCGATCGGGGCCGCCGAGCAGCGGCCCGTGGCGGTCGACGGCGAGCTCGCCGTGGCGACCGTCATGACGGTCACGCTGTCGGCGGATCACCGCGTGCTGGACGGGGCGCTTGCCGCCCGGTGGCTCGCCGCGTTCACCGCGCTCGTCGAGAACCCGGTGCGGATCCTCGTCTGA
- a CDS encoding DUF4032 domain-containing protein → MPAALSITASSVDPGLLNLPWSTTLAEWPSSHIVFLPKGISRHLVRFANLSGRVVAIKETTEEMARREYDMLGNLHRLDAPCVERVAVIAGRTDAAGEPLPAALVTAHLKFSLPYRALFTQVLRPDTANRLVDALAVLLVRLHNVGFFWGDVSLSNTLFRRDAGAFAAYLVDAETGELHESGLTPGQRAHDLEIARTNIAGEIMDLEAGGRLEGGVDALAIADGIMSSYHSLWGALTDKESFAANEAWRLTERVQRLNDLGFDIGEMSIVATTDGTRVSIQPKVVDAGHHQRRLLRLTGLDVEENQARRLLNDLDEFRARVSRLGDDEEMVAHEWLTRVFEPVVKAIPFDLRAKLEPAEVFHQVLEHRWYMSQARGRAVPLAEVLTSYIDDVLRHRRDEATVMGPPTETTSIPVLTTGAIDLSDEDDDVDWRDLV, encoded by the coding sequence ATGCCCGCTGCCCTGAGCATCACCGCCAGCTCGGTCGATCCCGGTCTGCTGAACCTGCCCTGGTCGACGACCCTCGCCGAGTGGCCGAGCAGTCACATCGTCTTCCTCCCCAAGGGCATCTCACGGCACCTGGTGCGCTTCGCGAACCTGTCCGGCCGAGTCGTGGCCATCAAGGAGACGACGGAGGAGATGGCGCGCCGCGAGTACGACATGCTCGGCAACCTCCATCGCCTGGACGCACCGTGCGTCGAGCGGGTGGCCGTCATCGCCGGCAGGACGGATGCCGCGGGCGAGCCGCTGCCGGCGGCTCTCGTCACCGCGCACTTGAAGTTCTCGCTCCCCTACCGGGCGCTCTTCACGCAGGTGCTCCGCCCCGACACCGCCAATCGCCTCGTCGACGCTCTGGCAGTGCTCCTCGTGCGTCTGCACAACGTCGGCTTCTTCTGGGGCGACGTCTCGCTCTCGAACACGCTCTTCCGCCGGGATGCCGGCGCCTTCGCGGCCTACCTCGTCGACGCCGAGACCGGCGAGCTGCACGAGTCGGGCCTCACCCCCGGGCAGCGCGCGCACGACCTCGAGATCGCCCGCACCAACATCGCCGGCGAGATCATGGACCTCGAAGCCGGCGGGCGGCTCGAGGGCGGTGTCGATGCACTGGCCATCGCCGACGGCATCATGTCGTCCTACCACTCGCTGTGGGGCGCGCTGACGGACAAGGAGTCCTTCGCGGCGAACGAGGCGTGGCGCCTGACGGAGCGCGTGCAGCGCCTCAACGACCTCGGTTTCGACATCGGCGAGATGTCGATCGTTGCCACCACCGACGGAACGAGGGTGTCGATCCAGCCGAAGGTGGTCGACGCCGGCCACCACCAGCGGCGACTGCTGCGGCTCACGGGCCTCGACGTCGAGGAGAACCAGGCCCGGCGGCTCCTCAACGACCTCGACGAGTTCCGCGCGCGCGTCTCCCGCCTCGGCGACGACGAGGAGATGGTCGCGCACGAATGGCTGACGCGCGTCTTCGAGCCCGTCGTGAAGGCGATCCCGTTCGATCTCCGGGCGAAGCTCGAGCCGGCCGAGGTGTTCCACCAGGTGCTCGAGCACCGCTGGTACATGTCGCAGGCGCGCGGCAGAGCGGTGCCGCTGGCCGAGGTGCTCACGAGCTACATCGACGACGTCCTGCGCCACCGCCGCGACGAGGCGACGGTCATGGGCCCCCCGACCGAGACCACGTCGATCCCGGTGCTGACCACCGGAGCGATCGATCTCAGCGACGAGGACGACGACGTCGACTGGCGCGATCTGGTGTGA